From Bos mutus isolate GX-2022 chromosome 5, NWIPB_WYAK_1.1, whole genome shotgun sequence, one genomic window encodes:
- the ACTR6 gene encoding actin-related protein 6 isoform X1, producing the protein MTTLVLDNGAYNAKIGYSHETVSVIPNCQFRSKTARLKTFTANQIDEIKDPSGLFYILPFQKGYLVNWDVQRQVWDYLFGKEMYQVDFLDTNIIITEPYFNFTSIQESMNEILFEEYQFQAVLRVNAGALSAHRYFRDNPSELCCIIVDSGYSFTHIVPYCRSKKKKEAIIRINVGGKLLTNHLKEIISYRQLHVMDETHVINQVKEDVCYVSQDFYRDMDIAKLKGEENTVMVDYVLPDFSTIKKGFCKPREEMVLSGKYKSGEQILRLANERFAVPEILFNPSDIGIQEMGIPEAIVYSIQNLPEEMQPHFFKNIVLTGGNSLFPGFRDRVYSEVRCLTPTDYDVSVVLPENPITYAWEGGKLISENDDFEDMVVTREDYEENGHSICEEKFDI; encoded by the exons ATGACGACGTTAGTGCTGGATAACGGAGCTTACAACGCCAAAATCGGTTACAGCCATGAAACTGTCTC AGTTATTCCAAACTGTCAGTTCAGATCAAAAACAGCACGTCTTAAAACTTTTACTGCTAACCAGATAGATGAAATAAAGGACCCTTCTGGACTCTTTTatattcttccttttcaaaag gGCTACTTGGTGAATTGGGATGTTCAAAGACAAGTTTGGGATTAcctttttggaaaagaaatgtatCAG gTTGACTTTTTAGACACTAATATTATTATCACAGAACCATATTTTAACTTCACTTCAATTCAAGAATCAATGAATGAAATCTTATTTGAAGAATACCAGTTTCAAGCAGTATTAAGAGTAAATG ctGGGGCTCTCAGCGCACACAGGTATTTCCGAGATAATCCTTCCGAGTTATGCTGTATCATTGTAGATAGTGGATATTCCTTTACACATATAGTTCCTTACTGTAgaagtaagaagaaaaaagaagcaattaTTCG GATAAATGTGGGAGGAAAACTCCTAACCAATCATCTAAAAGAAATCATATCTTACAG gCAGTTACACGTTATGGATGAAACACATGTGATTAATCAAGTGAAAGAAGATGTATGCTATGTGTCTCAGGATTTTTATAGAGACATGGATATTGCCAA gttgaaaggagaagaaaatacagTAATGGTAGACTATGTTTTGCCTGACTTTAGTACAATTAAAAAGGGCTTTTgtaag ccaaGAGAAGAGATGGTGTTAAGTGGAAAATACAAATCTGGGGAACAAATTCTTCGTTTGGCCAATGAGAGATTCGCTGTTCCAGAAATACTCTTCAATCCTTCTGATATAGGCATTCAAGAAATGGGGATTCCAGAAGCTATTGTCTATTCAATTCAGAACTTACCTGAAG aaatgcagcCACATTTTTTTAAGAACATCGTTTTGACAGGAGGAAATTCCCTTTTCCCAGGATTTAGGGATCGAGTTTACTCGGAAGTTCGATGTCTCACTCCAACAGATTACGATGTTTCTGTTGTGCTGCCTGAAAA cCCTATTACTTATGCCTGGGAAGGTGGAAAATTGATATCAGAGAATGATGATTTTGAAGATATGGTGGTAACAAGAGAAGATTATGAAGAAAATGGACATAGCATCTGTGAAGAGAAATTTGATATTTAA
- the ACTR6 gene encoding actin-related protein 6 isoform X2, whose amino-acid sequence MTTLVLDNGAYNAKIGYSHETVSVIPNCQFRSKTARLKTFTANQIDEIKDPSGLFYILPFQKVDFLDTNIIITEPYFNFTSIQESMNEILFEEYQFQAVLRVNAGALSAHRYFRDNPSELCCIIVDSGYSFTHIVPYCRSKKKKEAIIRINVGGKLLTNHLKEIISYRQLHVMDETHVINQVKEDVCYVSQDFYRDMDIAKLKGEENTVMVDYVLPDFSTIKKGFCKPREEMVLSGKYKSGEQILRLANERFAVPEILFNPSDIGIQEMGIPEAIVYSIQNLPEEMQPHFFKNIVLTGGNSLFPGFRDRVYSEVRCLTPTDYDVSVVLPENPITYAWEGGKLISENDDFEDMVVTREDYEENGHSICEEKFDI is encoded by the exons ATGACGACGTTAGTGCTGGATAACGGAGCTTACAACGCCAAAATCGGTTACAGCCATGAAACTGTCTC AGTTATTCCAAACTGTCAGTTCAGATCAAAAACAGCACGTCTTAAAACTTTTACTGCTAACCAGATAGATGAAATAAAGGACCCTTCTGGACTCTTTTatattcttccttttcaaaag gTTGACTTTTTAGACACTAATATTATTATCACAGAACCATATTTTAACTTCACTTCAATTCAAGAATCAATGAATGAAATCTTATTTGAAGAATACCAGTTTCAAGCAGTATTAAGAGTAAATG ctGGGGCTCTCAGCGCACACAGGTATTTCCGAGATAATCCTTCCGAGTTATGCTGTATCATTGTAGATAGTGGATATTCCTTTACACATATAGTTCCTTACTGTAgaagtaagaagaaaaaagaagcaattaTTCG GATAAATGTGGGAGGAAAACTCCTAACCAATCATCTAAAAGAAATCATATCTTACAG gCAGTTACACGTTATGGATGAAACACATGTGATTAATCAAGTGAAAGAAGATGTATGCTATGTGTCTCAGGATTTTTATAGAGACATGGATATTGCCAA gttgaaaggagaagaaaatacagTAATGGTAGACTATGTTTTGCCTGACTTTAGTACAATTAAAAAGGGCTTTTgtaag ccaaGAGAAGAGATGGTGTTAAGTGGAAAATACAAATCTGGGGAACAAATTCTTCGTTTGGCCAATGAGAGATTCGCTGTTCCAGAAATACTCTTCAATCCTTCTGATATAGGCATTCAAGAAATGGGGATTCCAGAAGCTATTGTCTATTCAATTCAGAACTTACCTGAAG aaatgcagcCACATTTTTTTAAGAACATCGTTTTGACAGGAGGAAATTCCCTTTTCCCAGGATTTAGGGATCGAGTTTACTCGGAAGTTCGATGTCTCACTCCAACAGATTACGATGTTTCTGTTGTGCTGCCTGAAAA cCCTATTACTTATGCCTGGGAAGGTGGAAAATTGATATCAGAGAATGATGATTTTGAAGATATGGTGGTAACAAGAGAAGATTATGAAGAAAATGGACATAGCATCTGTGAAGAGAAATTTGATATTTAA